A genomic window from Heterodontus francisci isolate sHetFra1 chromosome 36, sHetFra1.hap1, whole genome shotgun sequence includes:
- the LOC137351776 gene encoding procathepsin L-like: MKAFLFLGSFQIVALTVTASSLFDPLLTEGWEKWKASHQKQYPEHEESARRIVWEKNVRFIEYHNLEYSMGKHTYNLKMNQFGDMTLEEFDERMNGFRLFKSRNSSQQLLRMPESAEIPKSVDWRDKGYVTPVKNQGSCGSCWAFSSTGALEGQTFKKTGNLISLSEQNLVDCSGPQGNEGCGGGWMENAFKYVHENHGIDSEAGYPYTGTDDPCNYKIEYKATNCTNYFFVAKGNEKALARAVAKIGPISIAIDATHQSFQFYQSGIYYEPNCQTDVMSHAVLVVGYGRESRKSYWLVKNSYGVEWGNEGYILMSRDRENNCGIATHAVYPEI; the protein is encoded by the exons ATGAAGGCCTTCCTGTTTCTGGGCAGTTTCCAGATTGTGGCTCTGACTGTCACTGCCTCATCTCTGTTTGATCCACTACTGACTGAAGGCTGGGAGAAGTGGAAGGCGTCTCACCAGAAACAGTACCCAGAG CATGAAGAAAGTGCTCGGAGAATCGTGTGGGAGAAAAATGTCAGGTTTATTGAATATCACAACCTGGAGTACTCGATGGGTAAACACACCTATAATCTTAAAATGAACCAGTTTGGAGACATG ACATTGGAGGAGTTCGATGAGCGGATGAATGGATTCCGCCTGTTCAAATCCAGGAACTCATCCCAGCAGCTTTTAAGGATGCCAGAATCAGCTGAGATTCCCAAGAGTGTCGATTGGCGCGATAAGGGGTACGTCACCCCGGTGAAGAACCAG GGTAGCTGTGGCTCGTGTTGGGCCTTCAGTTCAACTGGAGCGTTGGAGGGACAGACCTTTAAAAAGACAGGAAACCTCATCTCACTGAGTGAGCAGAACCTGGTCGATTGTTCGGGTCCACAGGGGAATGAAGGGTGTGGTGGTGGATGGATGGAAAATGCCTTCAAGTATGTACATGAGAACCATGGAATTGACTCCGAGGCTGGATATCCTTACACAGGCACT GACGACCCCTGTAATTATAAAATAGAGTACAAAGCGACCAATTGCACCAATTACTTTTTTGTTGCCAAAGGCAATGAAAAAGCTTTAGCTAGAGCTGTTGCCAAAATTGGACCCATATCGATTGCTATCGACGCCACTCATCAGTCCTTTCAGTTCTACCAGTCAG GTATTTACTATGAGCCCAATTGCCAAACTGATGTGATGAGTCATGCGGTACTGGTCGTTGGATATGGAAGAGAATCTAGGAAGAGCTACTGGCTCGTTAAAAACAG